The genomic window ggcgctgctgctgctgctgctggcgctGCCCCTCGTCCTGCTCCAGTGATGCCCCAGCGCCGGGGCGGGGctggcccccacccctgccccaccctggagGTGGCAGGCGGCCTTGCTCGTCTTGTGCTTTTTCCCCCGACGGtccctttttttatatttaaacccTGAGAGTGCTGGGACACTGCTAAGGTTTCATACTTGgaattttgttttttggggtgttttttttttaagagaaatgaaTTTGTCCAGCCTTTGCGGTCGTTACGGGTTAACGGCCCTTCTGAGGCCTGGCTGGGTCTCCTTTTCCTCTCTGCCCAGCCCCTTGGGGAGGCAGCCTGTGCCCAGGCTGCAGGGGAAGTGCCGGTCACACCCTTGGGTCCCTGATGCCCATGGCAGAGGAAAATCTGCTGGAATGGATTTTTGAGGGGTATGAGAGCTCAATAAAATGTTGGTTTCCAGCAGGTCTCTGGTCCTCTCTGGCTCCGTCTTGCCCACTGGAGGTGGATTGTGGGGTGGGGCGTGCGCTCCACCTTCTGTGTGGTGGCATGTATCACACAGCCCCTGGCTTCTCCCTGCACCCAAGACCCGCAAATGCCACCATGCAGCTTGAAATGTGACATACTAATTTACAAAGTtcaccccctccctgccctggtaCCCCAAATCCACCATTTTTAGGGATTATTTCCTTTGGATGTTCAGTCCCTGGTAAACTGGGGACATCGGCCTCCCACATTCGCTTATCCAGGCctcactgctggggaagggggcgCATGGAGCTGGTCACGGAAGAGGGGTGTCGTGGCGGGGAGAGGCTGGGCAAGGGCAGCAGCACCAGAGGGGCCTTGTGGAGGGCCCAGGCTCCCCTGCAGGCTCCACTTGGCCCAGTGCCGTTTCTAGACCTCTAGGAAGGGCGGCGCAAGGCCCCCATCAAGACGGGCTCAGCGTCACCTCCCTGTCCTCTGCCTCAGATGCCAACCTGAGGCTGGGGGAGTTGGCTGTGCAAGGTGGGTGCTCCCCACGAGGGGACGAGTTGGGGTTGGGCCGAGTCTTGCCTGATCCCACACACGCTCCACCTGTGAGCAGCAGCTGTGGGCCAGCCGTGGCTCTCCGCGTCCTCAAGCCTTGGCTGCTGGGGATCAGTCACTGTCACCCTGACTGGGAGGCAAGCCTGGAAGGGACGTCCCTTCCCTTTGCAAGGGCCCCGCTGGAGGCCTCCAGCCCTCACTGGCCTGGGGgtgggtggcgggggctggaggCCTTTGATCCCTCCCCTGAGCTTGGGTGCTGAGGAGTGGGCCTTGCACTGCCCCTGGCACTGGGGAGAGGGTTAACTGGAGCCTGCccctgcccactcctcccacgggacccccccacccccggggtcAGGTGGAAACCCCCAGCTGCCTAAACCACAGAACTGGAGCCTCCCGGGAGGCGAAACCAGCTGGCATCTGAGTCAGCAGTGATACTGCGAGCTGCTCCCCAGCCCTGAAAAGGGGAGTCCAGAGGCCTGTCCTTCCCAGGAAGGAGGTGGTGACATTTGGTCACCCAGTGGCCTCGTGATTTCCAAAGTACTTCCACAGAACACCAACCCAGCCACCTCCACGGGAGCCCTGTATACAGCAGGCCCCAGGGGCCACGCGGGGAGGACAGCACAGGCCACCAGGCTCAGGGACCCCAGGCTGGGTCTACAGGGTGGAGTCTGTCTGTCCTGCAGCAGCAAAGCGCGTTCCTGGGCCTGCCCAGAGCAGGTACCGGGCCGCTTCGCTGGGTTGGATTTGCAGAAGAGCAACTCTTGCCTGCAGGTAAATTGTGGCCTCAAAGGAAAGACCAGGAATCTTTGTCCCTTTCAAAGACTTAAGACCCTGGCCTGCTCAGGATACTCTGGAAACAAGGGAACCTGAGCCTCCCTAAGAAAGGTGCCCGAAGGAAAGTGGCTCTCCCAGAAGGAGAATGGCACTGGCCAGGCACCTGGAAGGGGTCCAGCCACTGCAGAGGACCAGGCCAAGGTTCTCGGCCAACACGGGCCCCAAGCTACGGAGGCACAGCTTGATTGCTGCCACGCGGCCACCAAGGGCCAAGATGTGGGACTCAAACAGCCACGCTGGGGCTCTCGGCTCCTGTATGCCCCCCACCGCCACCACCCTGCCCCTGTGCCACTCCTAGAGCCAGAGCAGCTCAGGGCCGGGAGAGGCCCCTGCTGACGGAGACAGGCTGCAGCCTCCCCGCACGTGCGGGTTCCCTACTAGGTGGCCTCTGCATTGTAAGCAGGTGTGACAGCTTTCCGGAATCTTCCTTTAAAAAGCACTGTGCGCCCTTACTCACTGGTTTGCCCTTCCTGTGGCTCGGGATCCAGAAGGCCTTGCTGGAATTCCGTCCAGATCACAAGGAAGAGGCCACACCCAGGACTGCCACTGCCCACTCCTGCGGGAGGACCCTCCTGTCCTCCGCTCCCCTTCCCTGGGGGTTGTGCTCCTCAGAGCCAGTGGCCTGCCCCAAGACACGGTCCCCCTCCCTCACGCAGCCAGAGAACTAAAGTCCGCACGGCCGCGAGCCTGCAGCGCCCTCTGAACACACTTGAGGAGAGTTTCAGACAGACCCTGccaagtatttttaaagaatttctttgTAAATGTTGAAAACTTCCAAAGTAAAGTTTTAAATAAAGTTCTTTCCtcactgtgctccaaggaaaacCCAAACTTGGGACACATGAAACTGGACTCTCTTTGCTAGTATCTGCAGCGGCTCTCAGCCAGGGGTGTGTGGAGAGGTGTGGGGCCAGCGTGGAGGTCACACTACCCGGCAGCGCGAGCGGCCCGCAGTGGCCAGGAGCAGGGCTGCTGCCCGAGAGCGGGAGCGGTTCACGCAGTGGAGAAGGGCTCAGCCCAAAGGCCAACAGAGGCGCTGCTGGGAAAACccatagaatgaaaatcaaaaacCCTGCCTAGGATTTCACATGTGCCCACACAACAGCTACATTTTAAGACTAATCCAAAGACTTCATTCCTAGTAAGATTTTCCCACTATGGTTAATGCTGAAGAGCTACCCGCGCAGTTTAGAATTGCTGGTGCATTTTAGAATTGCTGGTATTTGGTGAGTCTCCAGGCAAGGGCCTGTGCCCTGCCCCTGGCAGGGCCACTAGGCCACTCCGTCCTTGCCGTGACGGGGAGCTCTCCTCGGGGGCTGCTCCCTGAAGAAGGCGGGGCTCCCTGAAGGGGTCAGGGCCCTCACTCGCTCTCCTGCAGCTGCCCCCCCTCCCTCAGGGTCCCCCCACGGTCCTCACACCTTGCTCCCCTCCACAGAGGCTACTCTCTCTGgcatacagcaggtgctcaacgacTATCTTGGAGCCAAGTATAAAGTCCCAGTGGCGGGAGAGGCGGCCCTGCAGCGGCCAGGCTGCTGCTGCCCACTGGACAGATGGGCCTCAGCCCGAAGAGGCAAAGCTGGTGGAGGCCGGCAAGACttcaccagcctctttccataATCATCGCTGTTGCAGCTTTCTCCCACATCTGAATATTTCTCCAGGGAAGAAATGGACTGTATGGATCATGGAAAGCAGCAAGCATCATCAGTGTCTTTTTATGTGGCAATTCAAAGCACTGTGCCATCACCTGCAGTCACCAAGGTGGCGGCGTGGGGGGCGGGCGGCACAGGGGCAGGCGCAGCCCGCGGCCTCACTCTGCAGAGCTGCTCCTTGCGCCCCCACCCCAAGTCCAGCCCCCCAGAGGCTCCCCGGTAGCCTGCTACAGGTCGGGCTCCTTGCGGCCCCCCTGGTCACCCTGCAGGCCACCGACCAGCGCGTCCACGTGGCTGTAGGCCTTCCAGGCCTGCAGGTTACAGCTTCTCAGGATGGAGCCCAGCTGCCTGCCGGGCCCCACCTCCACGGTCTGCGGGAACTCCGTGCCCTTCCCCCTCTCGTATATGGCGTGCATGGTCTGCTCCCACCTCACGGGGGAGACGACCTGCTTCACCAGCAACTTCTGTATGTGTTTTGGATGCACGTATTTCTTTCCATCGACGTTGGAGTGCACAGAAACCAGGGGCGTCTTAAACTCCATCGTCTTCAAGACCTGAGCCAGGGGCTCGAGTGCCGGCTCCATGAGGCGGGTGTGAAACCCGCCGCTAACCGGCAGCATCTTGGTACGCTTGAAATGATACTTAGAGGAATTCTTCTGTAGAAACTGCAGAGCCTGGAACAGAGAGAAAGGAGGCTTGTGCCAAGCAAATCTTGGGGTGAGGAGCAACACACGCAGGCAAAGACCACCACGTCAGCCTCCAGACACGTGCACGTCACAGGCTCGCCTCGACAGCCACGCCTGGGTCAACTCCCCGAAACCCTTTTCTAGTTCCCGTTAAGATTTCGCTGCAGTCAAGCAGCGTCCCAGAAGCCCTCCTAAGGGATCTGGCAATTCTCGCCCCATCTGGGAGGGTGGCCACAGCACGGGCGAGGGCTCTGAGGCCAGGAAACGTGGCTCAGCGGCCCAGGCAAATGCCAACCTCTTTGaccctcttttttcctcttctgtaaaatgaacaTATTTCCATCTACTTCACAAGGTGGCTGGGAAGATCAAGTATGATATGTGGAAGTGGCTGATAAAATAGCACTGTCCAGTAAGGGTTAGTTTTCAACTATAATTCTGTTACATCTCAACTTTTAAAAGCCCATTTTCTTGTTATTCCACAATCTTCAAGGTAAAAATTCGGAAGGAAAACACAAGCCCCACTTCACAAAGCAAGGCCTTCGTCCCTGTTGGAATCCTCACCTGGGGTTCCCCTGCAGGAGAAGAGAGCTCTCCTTCCCTGCAGCTGAAGCCTTCCCAGAAGGCTCCCCAAGGGCCTTGGGGCCAGCCGGCAGGCCCCGTCACTTGGAACTATTTGCACTACCACTGACAACTTGGAAGTCTTTAACACAGGACATGTCCAGTGCCCTCAGGACAGGGGGGAGAGTGTCTGACTGGCTTCCTGGGCCCTaaagccctgcccctcccccctggAACACCCACAGCCCATCCTGAGACCAGGCCAGGGGCAACCTGTGAGCCGATCCCTTAGCAGACTGCAGGTGAGACTTAAAATGGTCCCAGGAGCTGCATGACTGCGGGCAACTTACTTTACCTCCTGTGCTCACCCGAGGATAGTAACAGACATTTTCCACAGGGCTAAGGTGAGGATTTAATGAGGTCATCTCTGTAAAGGGCTCAGAACTGAGTCGGGCTCACGAGGGCTACGTAAGGGTTGGCAAGTATTATGAGCTGTGTACCAAGCCCATTTACCATCCAGCAGGAAAACACCAACAGGGTCCTTCCAGGTGGGGCTGAAGGGTGCTCGTTCACCCATCACCTGCGCCTCGCCCTGCAGGCAGACTGGGGACCACCCTCCCCGGCAAGGTCATGGGATGTGCCTCCATCAATCAAGTGTGAGCAGCTCTGTGGGCCAGCTGCGGCTCGCCTGGTCCCACCCTTCCCTGAGCGGCTGTCCCAGCAGGCGGGGCCCTGGAGTGAGAAGGCAGGGGAGCAGAGACCCCCCGGTGCGCGGGTACGGGGAGCGGCACTGTGGGCCGTGAAGCACTGAGGGGTCGGAGCTGCCTGTTACCGCAGCCTGTCCCGCCCTCTGCTAACGCTGCACAGCCCGCCTCGCGCCCACACACGCTTCCATCTCGGCGAGGGCCCAGCCTGGGTCCTTCCCACCAGGCCTGGAGGGATGCGCTGTCTACTGTCTAGGAGGACAGCTCCTCAGTGGCGTTTCGGTGGTCCCCAGGAGCTCGGCGGTGAGGCTCTGGATCATCAACAGCTGGGCCACTCGAGCCCCAGTGGAGGCCACGGAGCCTGGGGCCCAGCGGGCTCCTCTGTGCTAGCCCTTGGCTTGGGCAGTGGTCCAACAGCGGCCAAGGGGTTTCCTCACATCAGCTGGTGGAAAGGAAGTGCCTTTCCGGAACTCCCCTGCGTAGGGGCATCCCTGCCCTCACCTAAGCTTTTTGCTGTGGTACTTCCAAGGGCCCCGAAAGGACAAAGCTGGGAATCTCAGGAGTCATTATCCAGACTGGATGCCCGCCGGCTGGCCACCTGGTGCACTCCTGGGCTTCCTTCCAGTCCCCACGTGATGACGTGACCTTCCCAACCCTTCACCTCAGAACTGTCCTGAGAGGGACAGAGTCAGAGGATGCCAACATAGAAGTCGGTCATGCTGGCCAACACTTAGAGGGGCAGGTGGACCGAGCATGGCCAAGCGGAGGGAACAGAGTCCAGCCTTCAGCCAACAGGCTCGCCGTCTCCTCTACCAACTCTAAGCCTCTGCCTCCGCCTCCTCATGGGTAAAACTTCCCCAGGGCACAGCATTGGCTGTGAGCACGAGGATAAGACGTGTAAGAGGCTGAGCCTGGGCAGGAACCCTCCTGTGGGCTCCTTTCTCACATCGGCACTCCCTGGGCGGCGGGGGCAGGTGCTCACTGCAGAATGGCTCTTCCCAGCATCCAGCCTGGGCTCCTGCCCCTCTGCTGGGGATGCCCCCTCTTGGCAAACTTGCGCTCGCCCTTCAGGGGCTGCTTCCTCAGGCCCACAGGGCGTCACCCCCACGCTCGCCTGTGCCCCAGCCCTGAGGTATGCCTCAGGGCCCAGGAACCACCTTTTATCAGCCTgcagcctccccgccccccccagctcATGCTTCTTACAAAGGGTGCTTGACACgcgtttgggggaggggggaggggggaagggggagagagggagggagggtggaaggAAAAGCAACTCAGGTACAAAATCAGACACTATGAAAAAGCAGGGCAGGACACGGCAACTCAAACAaaaatggcttctctctcttgGAAATCGTGAGATCAGAGGCTGGTGAGAATCGCAGAAGGTGTCAGGAAGGGCCCTGTCATTGCAGTTACCGCTGGTGCAGGAGGCAAGGGGGCAGGATCCCAGCCTCCTGCCTCCCACTGCAGTCCTGTCTCCACCACACTGGCCCTCAAATGCTTCCCAGAGGCCTCAGCTTGGCAGGgcacccaccccacccttccACACCTTTTAACTCCCAAAGCGCCACAGGCAGGGGTCCATGGAGGCAATCGCCACTGATACCAACCTCTAGGTGTCCTGAAATCACCCTGCAATCAGGAAAGAGGTAGTTGGCCACTTCGCACACAGGTTTCTCTATGCCCAGAGACTCGCAATGCTTCTGGGCTTCCAAACAGGCGAAAGTGTACTTGGACTGCGGCCGGCCGAGGACGGACAACATCCCACTGGGGACGGCTTCTGAGGCTTCCTGCATGGCCTCAGCTCGGATTTTCACAGCATATAAACCTATCCCAGAGAAAAGGGCATTTGGAAAGATCAGGACACATAACGGAGGAGGGAGGCCCAGACCTGAAAGACAAAGCACAAGTTCCACGCTGCTGCCCTGGGAATCCTGCTACTGGGGTTCACTATCTACCCATAATGCCAGACATCGAGGTGCTACCTCCATCATCAAAAACCAGGGTGCTGTCCATGGCCCTGGACAAAAGAAGCCAAGGAGGGTCCTCCCTTAAAAGCTGGCTG from Dasypus novemcinctus isolate mDasNov1 chromosome 12, mDasNov1.1.hap2, whole genome shotgun sequence includes these protein-coding regions:
- the MCAT gene encoding malonyl-CoA-acyl carrier protein transacylase, mitochondrial isoform X2, whose amino-acid sequence is MSLRAARAAWAWSCGVGSRRGASNFPVPPLGAARVEELLRDATVEEDDRPRQEAPRRAAGQFSVLLFPGQGSQVVGMARGLLGYPRVRELYAAARRVLGYDLLELSLRGPQEALDRTVHCQPAVFVASLAAVEKLHHLKPAVIENCVAAAGFSVGEFAALVFAGAMEFSEGLYAVKIRAEAMQEASEAVPSGMLSVLGRPQSKYTFACLEAQKHCESLGIEKPVCEVANYLFPDCRVISGHLEALQFLQKNSSKYHFKRTKMLPVSGGFHTRLMEPALEPLAQVLKTMEFKTPLVSVHSNVDGKKYVHPKHIQKLLVKQVVSPVRWEQTMHAIYERGKGTEFPQTVEVGPGRQLGSILRSCNLQAWKAYSHVDALVGGLQGDQGGRKEPDL
- the MCAT gene encoding malonyl-CoA-acyl carrier protein transacylase, mitochondrial isoform X1; protein product: MSLRAARAAWAWSCGVGSRRGASNFPVPPLGAARVEELLRDATVEEDDRPRQEAPRRAAGQFSVLLFPGQGSQVVGMARGLLGYPRVRELYAAARRVLGYDLLELSLRGPQEALDRTVHCQPAVFVASLAAVEKLHHLKPAVRPGGRPGRVIENCVAAAGFSVGEFAALVFAGAMEFSEGLYAVKIRAEAMQEASEAVPSGMLSVLGRPQSKYTFACLEAQKHCESLGIEKPVCEVANYLFPDCRVISGHLEALQFLQKNSSKYHFKRTKMLPVSGGFHTRLMEPALEPLAQVLKTMEFKTPLVSVHSNVDGKKYVHPKHIQKLLVKQVVSPVRWEQTMHAIYERGKGTEFPQTVEVGPGRQLGSILRSCNLQAWKAYSHVDALVGGLQGDQGGRKEPDL